The following are encoded together in the Triticum dicoccoides isolate Atlit2015 ecotype Zavitan chromosome 6B, WEW_v2.0, whole genome shotgun sequence genome:
- the LOC119324479 gene encoding bidirectional sugar transporter SWEET14-like translates to MGGLSLEHPWAFAFGLLGNFISFMTYLAPLPTFYRIYRSKSTQGFQSVPYVVALFSAMLWIYYALLKSDELLLITINSAGCLIETIYIVMYLVYAPKQAKMFTAKILLLLNVGVFGLILLLTLLLAGGEKRVVMLGWVCVGFSVSVFIAPLSVIRLVVRTRSVEFMPFSLSLSLTISAVVWFLYGLLIKDKYVALPNILGFAFGVIQMGLYALYCNATPRPAPKEVDAPLPEHVIDVAKLGPAAAIELNTPAAVQPPTKGNIVSCGSGKTKEISVEKVDMATNVEHV, encoded by the exons ATGGGTGGGCTCTCCCTTGAGCACCCTTGGGCTTTTGCCTTTGGCCTCCTAG GCAACTTCATCTCCTTCATGACCTACCTGGCCCCACT GCCGACGTTCTACCGGATCTACCGGAGCAAGTCGACGCAGGGGTTCCAGTCGGTCCCGTACGTGGTGGCGCTCTTCAGCGCGATGCTGTGGATCTACTATGCGCTGCTCAAGTCCGACGAGCTACTGCTCATCACCATCAACTCTGCCGGCTGTCTCATCGAAACCATCTACATCGTCATGTACCTCGTTTACGCGCCAAAGCAAGCCAAG ATGTTCACGGCGAAGATCCTCCTCCTCCTGAACGTGGGCGTGTTCGGCCTCATCCTACTCCTCACGCTGCTGCTGGCCGGGGGCGAGAAGCGCGTCGTCATGCTTGGGTGGGTCTGCGTCGGCTTCTCCGTCAGTGTCTTCATCGCACCCCTCAGCGTCATC CGCCTTGTGGTGCGTACCCGGAGCGTGGAGTTCATGCCCTtttcactctccctctctctcaccatCAGCGCCGTCGTCTGGTtcctctacggcctcctcatcaaggACAAATACGTCGCT CTTCCCAACATCCTCGGGTTTGCCTTCGGGGTGATCCAGATGGGGCTCTACGCCCTCTACTGCAATGCCACGCCCAGGCCGGCGCCAAAGGAGGTGGACGCACCCCTGCCTGAGCACGTCATCGACGTCGCTAAGCTCGGCCCGGCGGCTGCCATCGAGCTCAACACGCCAGCTGCCGTCCAGCCACCGACGAAGGGGAACATCGTGTCTTGTGGCAGCGGCAAAACCAAAGAGATCAGCGTCGAGAAGGTTGACATGGCAACCAATGTCGAGCATGTCTAG
- the LOC119324980 gene encoding bidirectional sugar transporter SWEET14-like, with product MGGLSLQHPWAFAFGLLGNVISFMTYLAPLPTFYRIYRSKSTQGFQSVPYVVALFSAMLWIYYALLKSDECLLITINSAGCVIETIYIIIYLTYAPKQAKLFTAKILLLLNVGVFGLILLLTLLLSEGEKRVVMLGWVCVGFSVSVFVAPLSVIRLVVRTRSVEFMPFSLSLSLTVSAVVWFLYGLLIKDKYVALPNILGFAFGVIQMGLYALYRKATPTPAPKQVHDDDAVKVPEHVVNISKLGPAAAIELNTHNPIDSGMPLPMKENSLACASDETKGGVYKVDKATHVEQV from the exons ATGGGTGGCCTCTCTCTTCAGCACCCATGGGCCTTTGCCTTTGGCCTCCTAG GCAACGTCATCTCCTTCATGACCTACCTGGCCCCACT GCCAACTTTTTACCGGATCTACCGGAGCAAGTCGACGCAGGGATTCCAGTCGGTCCCTTACGTGGTGGCGCTCTTCAGTGCGATGTTGTGGATCTACTACGCGCTGCTCAAGTCTGATGAGTGCCTCCTCATCACCATCAACTCCGCTGGCTGTGTCATTGAGACCATCTACATCATCATCTACCTCACCTACGCGCCAAAGCAAGCCAAG CTCTTCACAGCAAAGATCCTCCTCCTCCTGAATGTGGGCGTGTTCGGGCTTATCCTCCTCCTCACCCTGCTCTTGTCGGAGGGCGAGAAGCGTGTCGTCATGCTCGGGTGGGTTTGTGTCGGCTTCTCCGTCAGTGTCTTCGTCGCGCCCCTCAGCGTTATC CGCCTTGTGGTGCGTACCCGGAGCGTGGAGTTCAtgcccttttccctctccctctccctcaccgtcAGCGCTGTCGTCTGGTTCCTCTATGGCCTCCTCATCAAGGACAAATATGTTGCT CTGCCCAACATTCTTGGGTTCGCATTCGGTGTGATTCAAATGGGGCTCTACGCGCTCTACCGCAAAGCCACGCCTACACCGGCGCCCAAGCAGGTGCACGATGATGATGCAGTCAAGGTGCCCGAGCATGTCGTCAACATCTCTAAGCTTGGCCCAGCGGCTGCCATCGAGCTCAACACGCACAATCCCATCGATTCAGGGATGCCACTGCCGATGAAGGAAAACAGCTTGGCCTGCGCCAGTGACGAGACCAAGGGGGGCGTTTACAAGGTTGACAAGGCAACCCACGTCGAGCAAGTCTAG